The Mucilaginibacter terrenus genome has a segment encoding these proteins:
- a CDS encoding glycoside hydrolase family 38 N-terminal domain-containing protein: protein MKKILLLSVFCWLTNSAFSISLSKDTLFTSVTVKPTVAYINYHGEVRRMARLIFNDGKCYTGGRLVVDFNETKEVYEIPVAATGVQNYEIALPGKTIKTPQQLTVVFNNQGQSYTSRAVVTPCKSNWTVYVLPHSHVDIGYTNVQSKVLKLHMDNIDAAIELAKKTQNYPEEARYKWTTEAIWVVDNYLKMSSPEKQQRFWDAVKKGWISLDGAYGNINTSLTDSRQLMEMFAASQRLARAHGIDIHTMFQGDVPGASWGLAAQAEQTGIKYFLSGPNASDRIGRLAQWQDKPFYWLSPSGKQKMLFWQCPPYSIGYGLKGDKIPNFFNVEDPKPFYTGKPSENFLNPYLFDHLQQLESKNFPYDLSILTWAMSDNAPIDPELPDAVQLWNQHYVSPKLVITSVKQFFNDFEKKYAKEIPTYSGDYTEYWTDGVSSGASETAKNRHASEVLKQADAIWAIRNVPNYSRIDFSETWKNMLLFNEHTWGAYNSTDDPDDAKVKSQWSYKQAFALRAEKKSDSLLASSLSPLRPREGYIDVYNTNMWKRTDIVVVPASLSKSGDIVKDLSGRKIPSQRLSSGELVFIATDVPPFGKSTFIINKGRNPQIKNSPTFKNTITNGIYTIVLDNKTGDIKKLIRNNKNYANDSVSLNQYLYMPGDLLKNMESSGTATITYKENGPLVQSLMVRSDAPGTKGLEREIKLISNVDRIEIINTIDKTAVRSKESVHFAFPFSIPGGQVRYNIPWAAVTAESDQLPNSNRNWYTMQRWVDISNANYGLTWSSPDAPLFEIGKIKTANLLGGLQHSPYWVDFTSQSSIIYSWVMNNLWHTNFRADQQGKTTFHYFIQAHDGGYDSFKASQAGIYNHQPLLVTSASTDELSGIVVKGKNIYTEVLKPADDQQGYIAIIVNTSEEPNHASVISDKGKSFQLFESNLMEDKLKRIDQNFTIPGKGVMTIRIENL from the coding sequence ATGAAAAAAATACTATTGTTATCCGTTTTCTGCTGGTTGACGAATTCTGCATTTTCAATTTCGCTGAGCAAAGATACCTTGTTTACGTCAGTGACCGTAAAACCTACCGTAGCTTATATTAATTATCATGGAGAAGTACGCCGTATGGCAAGGCTTATATTTAATGACGGAAAATGCTATACCGGGGGCAGATTAGTCGTAGATTTTAACGAAACAAAGGAAGTCTACGAAATACCTGTGGCCGCAACCGGCGTACAGAATTATGAGATCGCACTTCCTGGCAAGACAATTAAAACACCCCAGCAACTGACAGTGGTGTTCAACAACCAAGGTCAAAGCTATACTTCCCGTGCAGTTGTTACGCCCTGCAAGTCCAACTGGACAGTCTATGTCCTTCCCCACTCCCATGTAGATATCGGTTATACCAACGTACAGTCAAAAGTTTTGAAGTTACATATGGATAATATTGATGCTGCTATCGAATTGGCAAAGAAGACACAGAACTATCCCGAAGAAGCACGCTACAAATGGACGACTGAAGCAATATGGGTAGTTGACAATTACCTTAAAATGTCGTCACCTGAAAAGCAGCAAAGGTTTTGGGATGCCGTAAAGAAAGGTTGGATAAGTCTTGACGGCGCCTATGGAAATATTAACACAAGTCTTACCGACAGCAGGCAATTGATGGAAATGTTTGCAGCCTCGCAACGGCTGGCCAGGGCACACGGTATAGATATTCATACGATGTTCCAGGGTGATGTTCCCGGAGCATCATGGGGACTTGCCGCACAGGCTGAACAAACAGGAATAAAGTATTTTTTATCCGGCCCGAACGCATCAGACAGGATTGGAAGGTTGGCACAATGGCAGGACAAGCCCTTCTACTGGTTATCTCCTTCGGGCAAGCAAAAAATGTTATTCTGGCAATGTCCGCCTTATTCAATCGGTTACGGATTAAAAGGTGATAAAATTCCAAACTTCTTTAATGTTGAAGATCCCAAGCCATTTTATACCGGTAAACCCTCAGAAAATTTCTTGAACCCTTATCTGTTTGATCATCTGCAACAGCTTGAAAGTAAGAATTTTCCTTACGATCTGTCGATCCTCACCTGGGCTATGAGTGATAATGCTCCCATCGACCCCGAACTTCCGGACGCTGTTCAACTTTGGAACCAGCATTATGTTTCACCGAAACTGGTGATAACGAGCGTCAAACAGTTCTTCAACGATTTCGAAAAGAAATATGCCAAAGAAATCCCCACCTATTCTGGTGATTATACCGAATATTGGACCGATGGTGTATCATCCGGTGCAAGCGAAACAGCGAAGAACAGACATGCATCAGAAGTTTTAAAACAAGCTGATGCTATCTGGGCTATTCGTAACGTGCCGAATTATTCCAGAATCGACTTTTCAGAGACGTGGAAGAATATGTTACTTTTCAACGAACACACCTGGGGAGCTTACAACAGTACAGATGATCCCGACGATGCTAAAGTAAAAAGCCAATGGTCATATAAGCAGGCTTTTGCTTTACGGGCAGAAAAAAAATCAGATTCTCTACTAGCATCGTCCTTATCTCCCCTGAGGCCTCGGGAAGGTTATATAGATGTGTATAATACCAACATGTGGAAAAGGACTGATATCGTTGTTGTTCCTGCATCTTTAAGCAAATCCGGAGATATCGTAAAAGATCTGTCGGGCAGAAAAATCCCGTCTCAACGTTTATCAAGCGGAGAACTCGTATTCATTGCGACAGATGTTCCCCCATTCGGTAAAAGCACTTTCATTATTAATAAGGGCAGGAATCCACAAATCAAAAATAGCCCTACTTTTAAGAACACGATCACTAATGGGATTTATACGATTGTTCTTGATAACAAAACCGGCGATATCAAAAAATTGATTAGAAACAATAAGAATTATGCGAATGATTCGGTCTCTCTTAACCAATATCTTTATATGCCGGGAGATCTGCTTAAAAATATGGAAAGCAGCGGGACTGCCACGATCACTTACAAAGAGAACGGACCATTGGTGCAAAGCTTAATGGTGAGATCTGATGCACCCGGCACTAAAGGACTCGAGCGGGAAATTAAGTTGATTTCCAATGTTGATCGTATAGAGATTATTAACACCATTGACAAAACTGCAGTAAGGTCAAAGGAAAGTGTTCACTTTGCATTTCCGTTCTCGATTCCCGGCGGACAAGTAAGATATAATATACCATGGGCGGCGGTTACAGCTGAATCTGATCAGTTGCCGAATTCCAATCGTAACTGGTATACCATGCAGCGATGGGTTGACATTTCCAATGCAAATTACGGATTGACCTGGAGCAGTCCTGATGCGCCGCTTTTCGAAATAGGAAAGATCAAAACGGCCAACCTTTTGGGAGGGCTGCAGCATTCCCCTTATTGGGTGGATTTTACTTCTCAATCGTCCATAATTTACTCATGGGTAATGAATAATCTATGGCATACCAATTTCAGGGCGGACCAGCAGGGGAAAACTACATTCCATTATTTTATACAGGCGCACGATGGTGGTTATGATTCGTTCAAAGCCAGCCAGGCGGGAATATATAATCATCAACCGTTATTGGTGACATCTGCAAGTACAGATGAGCTTTCCGGAATAGTGGTAAAAGGTAAAAACATTTACACTGAAGTTTTAAAGCCTGCAGATGACCAACAGGGATACATCGCAATAATTGTCAATACCAGTGAAGAACCAAATCACGCATCAGTGATCTCCGACAAAGGAAAAAGCTTTCAGCTTTTTGAAAGTAACCTGATGGAAGATAAGCTGAAGCGAATTGATCAGAATTTTACTATTCCGGGCAAAGGTGTGATGACAATACGCATTGAAAATTTATAA
- a CDS encoding sugar porter family MFS transporter, with protein sequence MMDQANQKSARITRYLMVAAAIAATGGFLFGFDMAVISGVLPFIKKQFSLSAAEEGWFVSSALIGCIIGVSFSGSLSDAVGRKKMMVTAGMLFFLSAAGTTLAGSFSWLVLTRMLGGTGVGVASIVAPLYLSEISPAPIRGRLVTFYQLAITAGILIAYITNAALLHYGMTNRFNQGTLWGKIFEKEIWRGMLGIGVIPSLLFLFGLWFVPESPRWLIYNGRRAKGLAEINKLEGVYDEAAESPYVLKDDQNKVSILELFTSKLRRPLLIGILLPLFSQLSGINAVIYYGPRILNSAGIDISNAFVSQIIFGAANFFFTVIAIWKVDNLGRRPLYLIGSVGAALSLFFTGLCFYIGMSGGFILILCILAFLACFAFSIGPLKFVIAAEIFPTAIRGRAMGISIMVMWIADTVVGQLTPIMLNTLGTTWTFWTFSFCCILSFFVVLKLVPETKGKSLEEMQGFWSGH encoded by the coding sequence ATGATGGACCAAGCAAATCAGAAATCAGCGCGTATCACGCGTTATTTAATGGTTGCTGCCGCAATCGCTGCTACCGGAGGTTTCTTATTCGGATTTGATATGGCGGTAATATCGGGCGTATTGCCGTTCATTAAGAAGCAGTTTTCGCTTTCTGCCGCAGAGGAAGGCTGGTTTGTATCATCTGCACTGATTGGCTGTATTATCGGGGTATCGTTCTCAGGAAGCTTGAGTGACGCAGTTGGCCGAAAAAAAATGATGGTGACCGCCGGAATGCTTTTTTTCCTTTCCGCGGCCGGAACAACACTCGCCGGGAGTTTTTCTTGGCTGGTGCTGACCAGGATGTTAGGTGGTACCGGTGTAGGGGTTGCTTCTATTGTAGCCCCCCTTTATCTTTCCGAAATATCGCCGGCTCCAATACGGGGCCGTTTAGTGACATTTTATCAATTAGCAATAACCGCAGGAATATTGATTGCTTATATCACCAATGCGGCTCTACTTCATTATGGTATGACCAACCGCTTCAACCAGGGAACGCTCTGGGGGAAAATTTTTGAGAAAGAAATTTGGCGGGGAATGCTGGGCATCGGGGTGATACCCTCCCTTCTATTTTTATTTGGCTTATGGTTCGTTCCTGAAAGTCCCCGCTGGCTTATATACAACGGCAGAAGGGCCAAAGGTTTAGCCGAGATCAATAAACTGGAAGGCGTGTACGATGAAGCAGCTGAATCGCCATACGTGTTAAAAGACGATCAAAATAAAGTTTCTATACTGGAGCTTTTCACCAGCAAGCTGAGAAGGCCTTTACTCATAGGCATACTTTTGCCGCTATTTTCTCAGCTCAGCGGCATAAATGCAGTAATCTATTATGGGCCGAGAATCTTAAATAGCGCCGGTATTGACATCAGTAATGCCTTTGTAAGTCAAATCATTTTTGGCGCAGCAAATTTTTTCTTCACTGTAATCGCGATATGGAAAGTTGATAATCTGGGACGAAGACCTCTATACCTTATTGGTTCCGTCGGAGCTGCATTATCTTTATTTTTTACGGGCCTTTGCTTTTATATCGGAATGTCCGGTGGCTTCATTTTGATCCTTTGCATACTTGCATTTCTGGCTTGTTTTGCCTTCTCTATAGGGCCGCTGAAGTTTGTTATCGCAGCAGAGATCTTTCCTACTGCCATTCGCGGCCGGGCTATGGGTATCAGCATTATGGTGATGTGGATAGCAGATACCGTTGTCGGCCAGTTGACACCTATTATGTTGAATACATTAGGAACTACCTGGACGTTTTGGACCTTTTCATTTTGCTGTATTCTCTCATTTTTTGTCGTTCTCAAATTAGTACCTGAAACAAAAGGAAAATCGCTTGAAGAGATGCAAGGATTTTGGTCCGGCCATTGA
- a CDS encoding YceI family protein produces the protein MTTKWTIDPAHSEVLFKVKHLMITTITGNFTDYHLDVETEGDDFTKAASIEFSADASSIYTKNEQRDNHLKSAEFFDTERHGAIVFTGRSFEPDGEDYLLHGDLTIKGITKPMTVDVEFGGIVTDPYGQTKAGFTVNGKISRKEFGLTWDAVTEAGSIVVSDEIRISCDIQLIKG, from the coding sequence ATGACAACAAAATGGACGATCGACCCTGCTCACAGCGAGGTCCTATTCAAAGTAAAGCACCTTATGATCACAACCATCACGGGCAACTTCACAGACTATCATCTGGATGTGGAAACGGAAGGTGATGATTTTACAAAAGCTGCAAGTATTGAGTTCAGTGCTGATGCAAGTTCAATTTACACAAAAAATGAGCAGCGTGACAATCATTTAAAGTCTGCCGAATTTTTTGATACTGAACGTCACGGTGCAATCGTATTTACCGGCAGGTCCTTCGAACCGGATGGCGAAGACTACCTGTTACATGGTGACCTGACAATTAAGGGCATTACCAAACCTATGACCGTCGATGTTGAATTCGGGGGAATTGTAACAGATCCATACGGACAAACAAAGGCCGGTTTTACAGTAAACGGAAAGATCAGTCGTAAGGAATTTGGATTAACCTGGGACGCGGTCACAGAGGCAGGCAGCATTGTTGTATCGGATGAAATCAGGATCAGCTGCGACATCCAGTTGATCAAAGGATAA
- a CDS encoding Pycsar system effector family protein has product MSKRAKTSKANGKNNTSKPDRGIETMFRVSSSNHQRLSDMADKKAHILITVNAIILSAIISLLLRRLNEQPYLAVPTIILIMVSLTTMTFAILATRPNIPKGKFTPEQLKNGPVNLLFFGNFYNMQPEAYHEAMLKVMNDGELLYRNLIYDNYGQGIVLGKKYRQLRVAYNLFMVGLIVSTFAFLSAVLIHTQSIA; this is encoded by the coding sequence ATGTCGAAACGAGCAAAGACCTCAAAGGCTAACGGAAAAAATAATACATCGAAACCAGACAGGGGGATTGAGACAATGTTTCGTGTGAGCTCGTCAAATCACCAGCGCTTGAGTGATATGGCCGACAAGAAAGCCCACATACTTATCACAGTCAATGCAATAATTCTTTCAGCAATCATAAGTCTCCTGCTCCGCAGGCTTAATGAACAGCCATATCTTGCTGTGCCGACCATCATACTTATTATGGTTAGCCTGACAACCATGACGTTCGCGATCCTTGCCACCCGCCCTAATATTCCTAAAGGTAAGTTTACCCCTGAACAACTGAAAAATGGCCCCGTCAATCTGCTCTTCTTCGGCAATTTTTATAACATGCAACCGGAGGCTTACCATGAAGCAATGTTAAAAGTGATGAACGACGGTGAATTACTTTACAGGAACCTTATCTATGACAACTATGGACAGGGAATCGTACTAGGAAAAAAATATCGTCAGCTACGGGTCGCCTATAATTTATTCATGGTAGGACTGATTGTTTCAACTTTCGCCTTTCTATCCGCCGTTTTAATACACACACAATCAATTGCTTAA
- a CDS encoding BamA/TamA family outer membrane protein — MKTLLIYILIVLIFCSYAFGQSRDSVKVRVHPSYDNVSKVHRWLFGENYRKEWAEEVNLPVLKLSLLHGGMRPIKEGGGMQSKSLRLVDSSGKEWVLRSVEKSPEKLVPEELRQTFTVDWLDDALSGQHPFSALIVPPIAEAAGVAHANPIIGIIADDPQLGSYRKIFAGTVCLLEEREPLGKSVNTEKMLFNLIQGNSGQLDGIAFIKARMLDILTGDWDRHEDQWRWAEQRNGNLKQYVAVPRDRDQVFHLSQGIFPEVASLPFVNPVLGDFATDGTTAKYLIFKSRFLNMLPDFQISHDNWMKLAHGFVKAETDSVLEASLQRLPSETYLLRHDELLKTLKYRRDHIPQIMDEYYRFIYRIVDLRLTNQDEKININRSGDGGLKVSVLKRQLTEKNNKIWKMDYHPSITTELRIYLQGGNDTVFVHNGNSPIQIRIIGGDGKKIYNHSGSNKINVYDIPQASYQKSRLINFNGSTDSLNTKFVQTNLYNIWMPLATANINADDGFLLGLGFNYRKNDGFRKFPYTSSQQVMLTHSFATDAFRIRYSGDWIKALGKADIMLQASADAPDNTMNYFGYGNSSILNKTGDYHHFYRARFDLYRFEPGLRWHLGKGSTIYTGAAFQFYHFDTKGNQDRIIADPSLVGSYDSLTTGKDKAHIGGVLRLTVDRRSNKLLPDAGFYLDITFLANKGLNSYSAGYTQFRPEFTIYQKLDKKARIVLSDRIGGGLSTGQPAFYQSMFLGGQGNLLGFLQNRFSGRHMLYNNLQARLKLCNIAGYILPGQLGVSGFYDTGRVWPSSGGNNGWHHGTGGGLYFMPAGLTVIQLLAGHSDEGWYPYISFSFRI, encoded by the coding sequence ATGAAAACTTTGCTGATATACATTTTGATCGTTTTGATCTTCTGTTCTTATGCCTTCGGGCAAAGCCGGGACAGTGTTAAGGTTAGGGTGCATCCTTCATACGACAATGTAAGTAAAGTGCACCGCTGGCTTTTTGGCGAAAACTACCGTAAAGAGTGGGCTGAGGAGGTAAATCTTCCGGTGCTAAAATTATCCCTCCTGCATGGTGGTATGAGACCAATCAAGGAGGGCGGTGGCATGCAATCCAAATCGCTGCGATTGGTCGACAGCAGCGGAAAAGAGTGGGTCTTACGTAGTGTAGAAAAAAGCCCTGAAAAATTAGTACCGGAAGAGCTGAGACAAACTTTTACCGTAGATTGGCTTGACGATGCCTTAAGCGGGCAACACCCTTTTTCCGCACTCATTGTTCCACCAATTGCAGAGGCAGCAGGTGTAGCTCACGCCAATCCTATAATCGGCATCATTGCAGATGACCCGCAGCTAGGTTCTTACAGAAAAATATTTGCAGGAACGGTATGTCTGCTTGAAGAAAGAGAACCTTTGGGTAAGTCGGTAAATACTGAAAAAATGCTGTTTAATCTTATACAAGGTAATAGCGGCCAATTGGATGGTATTGCTTTTATAAAAGCTCGAATGCTTGACATTCTAACAGGTGACTGGGACAGGCATGAGGATCAATGGCGCTGGGCAGAACAAAGGAATGGAAACTTAAAGCAATATGTGGCGGTACCGAGAGACCGTGATCAGGTCTTTCATCTTTCCCAAGGAATATTTCCTGAAGTTGCTTCCTTACCATTCGTCAATCCGGTACTTGGTGATTTTGCTACTGATGGTACGACTGCAAAATACCTGATCTTCAAAAGCAGGTTTTTGAATATGTTACCTGATTTTCAGATAAGTCACGATAATTGGATGAAGCTGGCCCATGGTTTTGTTAAAGCAGAAACAGACAGCGTATTGGAAGCCAGCCTACAGCGGCTACCCTCCGAAACCTACCTGCTTCGCCATGACGAATTATTAAAGACCTTAAAGTACAGGAGAGATCATATTCCCCAAATTATGGATGAATATTATCGCTTTATCTATCGCATCGTGGATCTGCGGCTAACAAATCAGGATGAAAAGATCAATATCAACAGGTCAGGGGATGGCGGTCTTAAAGTATCTGTTTTGAAAAGGCAGCTAACTGAAAAGAATAATAAGATATGGAAGATGGATTATCACCCGTCTATAACCACAGAACTGCGAATATATTTACAAGGCGGCAATGATACTGTATTTGTTCATAACGGGAATTCACCAATCCAGATAAGAATCATTGGCGGTGATGGAAAAAAAATTTATAACCATTCAGGGTCGAATAAAATAAATGTTTACGACATTCCGCAGGCCAGTTATCAAAAAAGCAGACTTATCAATTTTAATGGCTCCACCGACTCCTTGAATACAAAATTCGTTCAAACCAATCTTTACAACATTTGGATGCCATTAGCAACCGCAAACATAAATGCAGATGATGGCTTCCTGTTAGGACTTGGTTTCAACTACAGGAAAAATGATGGCTTCAGAAAATTTCCCTATACGAGTTCACAGCAGGTGATGCTGACACACTCATTTGCAACCGATGCCTTCAGGATAAGGTATTCAGGCGACTGGATCAAAGCGCTGGGAAAGGCGGATATTATGCTGCAGGCCTCAGCTGATGCACCGGACAATACCATGAATTACTTTGGTTATGGAAATAGCTCTATTCTTAATAAAACCGGGGATTATCACCACTTTTATCGTGCAAGATTTGATCTTTACAGATTTGAACCGGGGCTGCGCTGGCATCTTGGTAAAGGAAGTACAATATATACTGGTGCTGCCTTTCAGTTTTATCATTTCGACACCAAGGGCAACCAGGACCGTATTATTGCCGATCCCTCGCTCGTTGGATCATATGACAGCTTAACAACCGGCAAAGACAAGGCGCATATTGGCGGTGTATTGAGACTAACCGTCGACCGTAGATCAAATAAACTTTTGCCTGACGCTGGTTTCTACCTTGATATAACATTCCTCGCAAATAAAGGCCTTAACAGCTATTCCGCCGGTTATACGCAATTTCGTCCAGAGTTTACCATATACCAAAAACTTGATAAAAAGGCGAGGATCGTTCTCAGTGACCGTATCGGCGGAGGATTGAGTACAGGTCAACCTGCTTTTTATCAGTCTATGTTTTTAGGCGGGCAAGGCAATCTATTAGGATTTTTACAAAACCGTTTTTCTGGACGTCATATGTTATATAATAATCTGCAGGCACGCCTGAAGCTCTGCAATATTGCCGGTTATATCCTGCCAGGGCAACTTGGTGTCTCCGGGTTCTATGACACAGGCCGTGTTTGGCCTTCTTCAGGAGGTAATAACGGATGGCATCACGGTACAGGTGGCGGCTTATATTTCATGCCTGCAGGATTGACCGTAATCCAGCTTTTGGCCGGGCATTCGGACGAGGGGTGGTACCCCTACATTTCTTTTAGCTTCAGGATATAA
- a CDS encoding TlpA family protein disulfide reductase has protein sequence MTINVCSRPKRKYLLLFKALIMRKNKKKIIVPFIIILTFVCGLICHGQPLKNNHIQTGTLPDFRLRTVKGNEFRLSSLKGRYILLDFWASWCMPCIASLPKVDSIYQRYQKENFAIVSISIDQKPSAWLKEQSKHKFYWNNTLATDTAIIKYYHVDAVPHTVLIDPEGKILLTEEGLSSESAIERKLKELFSK, from the coding sequence ATGACAATAAATGTTTGCAGCCGACCGAAAAGAAAATACTTATTGCTTTTTAAAGCCCTTATCATGCGAAAAAATAAAAAAAAGATTATTGTTCCCTTCATTATAATCTTAACATTTGTTTGTGGTCTGATCTGTCATGGCCAGCCATTGAAAAATAATCACATTCAAACCGGAACTCTCCCTGATTTTCGACTAAGGACGGTGAAAGGAAATGAATTCAGGTTGTCTTCATTAAAGGGCCGTTATATTCTACTGGATTTTTGGGCTAGCTGGTGCATGCCTTGTATAGCATCCCTTCCAAAAGTGGACAGTATATATCAACGATATCAAAAGGAGAACTTCGCGATCGTAAGTATTTCAATCGATCAAAAACCTTCAGCCTGGTTGAAAGAACAAAGCAAACACAAATTCTACTGGAATAATACCCTTGCGACCGACACCGCCATTATAAAGTATTATCATGTTGACGCTGTTCCGCATACCGTCCTGATCGATCCGGAGGGTAAAATATTACTGACAGAAGAGGGTCTTTCATCTGAAAGCGCAATAGAACGCAAGCTTAAAGAGCTTTTTTCAAAATAA
- a CDS encoding protein-disulfide reductase DsbD domain-containing protein, with protein MKRTLIFLLTCLALSGFAIRGAAQKIDLKVLYVGYDPERPQPEKLVYYSTWEPAVTAGYKTRMADFKSYLNGRFTGVKVMDVRDYKPAESETADVTIFDAGPVNLPADFDRPAILLHAMAPNIGIPIKLKFDWYCQCLEDEALNVNTRHQIFNKPIKVIPTMIEKPTPSSFFNGHQAANTPKTMKMWRVVKESASLPGKYLIGMVSHGEGFADSPDAEVISGGDCLKNAEAVAIGRHGNYLMWGFSASPQYMTDEGKNVFINAICYIKKYDHKPVLVRKLQTATRSEIDELIYRIDEDLYKKALISRKEGNQRLLKMQEELRAKKAAGEDIGKSNEMFLLMPVSNEVQSFDDYLKQFAGVQLFAKYGTDVGKYHQYFRDNYEYFFPENEMALKLDTDARTLGVSNRNPSMLEKCVVMLENHDREDLAERLLTRYTNEKFTTAAEWRHWLDHNSTKLFFSESGGFKFYADTSGMKANPVAGLSQKNDSQKSFSDPVSVSWRIEKGKAPDTINLVVSAKILSGWHIYAYVPPESPFIQTNLNLKIKNKPVKISWQSTPGVALAGTSQTFVYEQTAEFSAKLSKNQIKGVRNATLGFYYQVCNDNKCLQPTEKKILIAF; from the coding sequence ATGAAAAGGACTTTAATTTTCTTGTTAACGTGTTTGGCCTTGTCAGGTTTTGCAATACGGGGGGCTGCACAGAAAATAGATCTGAAAGTGCTTTATGTTGGTTATGACCCGGAACGGCCGCAGCCCGAGAAACTCGTATACTACAGTACCTGGGAACCGGCTGTTACAGCGGGTTACAAAACCCGCATGGCCGATTTCAAATCCTATCTCAATGGAAGATTCACAGGCGTCAAGGTCATGGATGTCAGGGATTATAAACCGGCTGAATCTGAAACTGCTGATGTAACTATTTTTGATGCAGGTCCGGTTAACCTGCCGGCAGACTTTGACCGTCCTGCAATCCTTTTACATGCCATGGCGCCCAATATTGGAATCCCAATTAAATTAAAATTTGACTGGTATTGCCAATGTCTTGAAGACGAAGCCCTCAATGTCAACACCCGTCATCAAATATTTAACAAACCAATTAAGGTTATTCCGACGATGATTGAAAAACCGACACCATCATCCTTTTTCAACGGTCATCAGGCAGCCAATACACCCAAGACGATGAAAATGTGGCGGGTGGTAAAGGAAAGCGCCTCATTGCCGGGAAAATACCTGATCGGCATGGTGTCACACGGTGAAGGGTTTGCAGACTCACCTGATGCCGAAGTGATCTCGGGAGGGGATTGTCTTAAGAATGCCGAAGCAGTAGCTATCGGTCGTCATGGGAACTATCTGATGTGGGGGTTCTCAGCGTCCCCACAATATATGACGGATGAAGGGAAAAACGTTTTTATAAATGCCATATGCTACATCAAAAAATATGATCACAAGCCTGTGCTCGTAAGAAAACTGCAAACGGCTACCCGCTCGGAAATCGATGAATTGATCTACAGGATCGATGAAGATCTGTATAAAAAAGCGCTGATCTCAAGAAAAGAAGGAAATCAACGATTGCTAAAAATGCAGGAGGAACTGCGTGCGAAAAAGGCAGCGGGTGAAGACATTGGAAAAAGTAATGAAATGTTCTTGCTGATGCCGGTTTCAAACGAGGTACAATCATTCGATGATTACCTGAAGCAATTTGCGGGAGTCCAACTATTCGCCAAATATGGTACTGATGTAGGCAAGTATCACCAATATTTCCGTGACAACTATGAATACTTTTTTCCTGAAAACGAGATGGCGTTGAAGCTTGACACAGACGCCAGGACGCTGGGAGTGTCGAACAGAAATCCGTCAATGTTGGAAAAGTGTGTTGTAATGCTGGAAAACCATGATAGGGAAGACCTCGCTGAGAGGTTGTTGACCCGCTATACAAATGAAAAATTCACAACCGCCGCTGAATGGCGGCATTGGCTTGACCATAATAGCACCAAGCTGTTTTTTAGTGAATCAGGAGGTTTCAAATTTTACGCTGACACATCGGGTATGAAGGCTAACCCTGTTGCCGGACTTAGCCAAAAAAATGATTCTCAAAAATCTTTTTCCGATCCGGTGAGTGTGAGTTGGCGGATTGAAAAAGGCAAAGCCCCTGACACTATTAATCTTGTCGTATCTGCGAAGATTTTATCAGGATGGCATATTTATGCATACGTTCCACCCGAAAGTCCTTTCATTCAAACTAACTTAAATCTAAAGATCAAAAATAAACCGGTCAAAATAAGCTGGCAGTCTACACCAGGGGTTGCCTTAGCCGGCACAAGCCAAACCTTTGTTTATGAGCAAACAGCAGAGTTTTCCGCTAAACTTTCAAAAAATCAAATAAAAGGTGTCAGAAACGCTACACTCGGCTTCTATTATCAGGTATGCAATGACAATAAATGTTTGCAGCCGACCGAAAAGAAAATACTTATTGCTTTTTAA